GGACGGTAAGGGCGGATACGGGCAGGAATTCTGACAAATGCCGCCGGATGCGGTTAAGCCTATGGCGGACAATCGGACGTGACGCAAAAATTATTGCCTTCGGGATCATTCAATACGCAGTAAGCATCCGTCTCGCGCACCAATGTCGCGCCGAGGGATAAGAGCCGTTTCACTTCTTTCTCCCGATCGTCAGCGGCGATATCGAGATGAACACGGTTGCGGGCTGGACGTTCTCCTTGGCGAAGGTGGAAGCAAAGGCGTGTTCCGGGACCATCGACCATCACGGTCGGGTCCGTGTCGGGCGTCAGTCCTATCGCGGCGAGGCGGGCCAACTCCTCATCGTCATAAGGCATCACTTCATAACCATCGAGCGCAGCCGCCCAGAAACGAGCAACCCGTGAGGGGACGTCGCAATCAACCACGATTTCCTTCAGTCTTGCCATGGGAGCTTTCGGTCCAAGGTATTTTTACTGAAGATAGAGATCACTATGGTATCGACAATCGGGGCGGTCGAAACTCTTGTCCATCGGTTCGTGTCCATGAAATGCATGGCCGCTCCTGGTGCAAAGCGGCCTTTCTCTGCGGGCAGAAGCGGCCGGCGGCAACTGCCATGCGATTCCGCGAAAGCCTTGCACCGGCACGCCATTTCCTTTACCTCACCAGTGGAAAAGAACAGCCTGCAAAGAGCATCAGATGACCCTTGTCGACGTCCGCACGCCCGATCCGAAACGCTTCATCCCCGGCGCCACCGGCGACTGGGAAGTCATCGTCGGCTTGGAAGTCCATGCCCAGGTGCTGTCCAATTCGAAGCTCTTCTCCGGCGCCTCGACGGAATTCGGCAAACCGCAGAATTCGAATGTCTCGCTGGTCGATGCCGCCATGCCCGGCATGCTGCCGGTCATCAACGAGGCATGCGTCAGGCAGGCCGTGCGCACCGGTCTCGGCCTCAAAGCCCAGATCAACAAGCGCTCGCTCTTCGACCGCAAGAACTATTTTTATCCCGACCTGCCGCAGGGCTATCAGATCTCGCAGTTCAAGGATCCGATCGTCGGCGAGGGCAAGATCGTCATTTCGCTCGGGCCGGACCGCCAGGGCCAGTTCGAGGATATCGAGATCGGCATCGAGCGCCTGCATCTGGAGCAGGATGCCGGCAAGTCGATGCACGACCAGCACGCGACCATGTCCTATGTCGATCTGAACCGCTCCGGCGTCGCGCTGATGGAGATCGTCTCCAAGCCCGACATGCGCTCGTCCGACGAGGCCAAGGCCTATATGACCAAGCTGCGCTCGATCGTGCGTTATCTCGGCACTTGCGACGGCAACATGGACGAAGGTTCGATGCGTGCCGACGTCAACGTCTCCGTCCGCCGTCCGGGCGAAGATTTCGGCACGCGCTGCGAAATCAAGAACGTCAACTCCATCCGTTTCATTGGCCAGGCGATCGAATACGAAGCCCGCCGTCAGATCGGTATTCTGGAGGATGGCGGCAAGATCGATCAGGAGACGCGGCTCTTCGACCCAAACAAGGGCGAGACGCGCTCCATGCGCTCCAAGGAGGATGCGCACGACTATCGCTATTTCCCCGATCCGGACCTGCTACCGCTCGAATTCGACGATGCCTTCGTCACCGCGCTCGCAGCCGATCTGCCGGAATTGCCTGACGACAAGAAGGAGCGCTTCGTGCGCGAACTCGGTCTGTCGATCTACGACGCCTCGGTGCTCGTCTCCGAAAAGGCGATCGCCGATTATTTCGAGGCGGTGGCTGCAGGCCGTGACGGCAAGATGGCGGCAAACTGGGTGATCAACGACCTGCTCGGCGCGCTGAACCGCACCGGCAAGGATATCGAGCAGACACCGGTTTCGCCGGTCCAGCTCGGCGCCATCATCGATCTCATCAAGGCTGGAACCATTTCCGGCAAGATCGCCAAGGACCTCTTCGAAATCGTGCTGAGCGAGGGCGGCGATCCCGCCGAGATCGTCGAAGCGCGCGGCATGAAGCAGGTGACGGATACAGGCGCGATCGAAAAGGCCGTGGACGAGATCATTGCCGCCAATCCCGATCAGGTGGAAAAGGTCAAGGCGAAGCCGACCCTGGCCGCATGGTTCGTCGGCCAGGTGATGAAGGCGACCGGTGGCAAGGCCAATCCGCAGGCCGTCCAGGCGCTCGTCAAGGCGAAGCTCGGCATCGAGGAATAAGCGGTGTATTTCGTCCGCACGGCCGGCGAGCGTGACTTGGAAAAGGTCCGCGTCCTGCTGGTAGAGAGCTTTCACGCCACCTATGACGGTCTGCATGGCAGGGCCAGGGTGGATGAGCTCACCACCCAGCTCTTTTCTCTCGCCGCACTGAAGACGCGCCTGGTGCGAAAGGACGCTGAATTCCTCGTTGCCGACGATGGCCGCACTATCGGCGGCATGGGGTATGCGGCGATGTCGCCTGAACTGGCGAAGACAGTCATGCTGCATCTTCTCTATGTCAGGCCGGCGCTGCAACGCCAGGGCATCGGCCGCGATCTCTTCGCCGAACTCGAAAGCTGCTTCCCGGATGCGGAAATCATGCGTCTCGAAGTCGAGCCGCAGAACGTGGCAGCGATCGCCTTCTATCACGCGCACGGCTTCACCGAGGTTGGACGCAACGAGAATGGCGGGGCCGGGCAATCCGGCATTCCCACGCTGATTTTCGAAAAACCGCTCGAAGGGA
This Rhizobium sp. NZLR1 DNA region includes the following protein-coding sequences:
- a CDS encoding VOC family protein — translated: MARLKEIVVDCDVPSRVARFWAAALDGYEVMPYDDEELARLAAIGLTPDTDPTVMVDGPGTRLCFHLRQGERPARNRVHLDIAADDREKEVKRLLSLGATLVRETDAYCVLNDPEGNNFCVTSDCPP
- the gatB gene encoding Asp-tRNA(Asn)/Glu-tRNA(Gln) amidotransferase subunit GatB codes for the protein MTLVDVRTPDPKRFIPGATGDWEVIVGLEVHAQVLSNSKLFSGASTEFGKPQNSNVSLVDAAMPGMLPVINEACVRQAVRTGLGLKAQINKRSLFDRKNYFYPDLPQGYQISQFKDPIVGEGKIVISLGPDRQGQFEDIEIGIERLHLEQDAGKSMHDQHATMSYVDLNRSGVALMEIVSKPDMRSSDEAKAYMTKLRSIVRYLGTCDGNMDEGSMRADVNVSVRRPGEDFGTRCEIKNVNSIRFIGQAIEYEARRQIGILEDGGKIDQETRLFDPNKGETRSMRSKEDAHDYRYFPDPDLLPLEFDDAFVTALAADLPELPDDKKERFVRELGLSIYDASVLVSEKAIADYFEAVAAGRDGKMAANWVINDLLGALNRTGKDIEQTPVSPVQLGAIIDLIKAGTISGKIAKDLFEIVLSEGGDPAEIVEARGMKQVTDTGAIEKAVDEIIAANPDQVEKVKAKPTLAAWFVGQVMKATGGKANPQAVQALVKAKLGIEE
- a CDS encoding GNAT family N-acetyltransferase, which gives rise to MYFVRTAGERDLEKVRVLLVESFHATYDGLHGRARVDELTTQLFSLAALKTRLVRKDAEFLVADDGRTIGGMGYAAMSPELAKTVMLHLLYVRPALQRQGIGRDLFAELESCFPDAEIMRLEVEPQNVAAIAFYHAHGFTEVGRNENGGAGQSGIPTLIFEKPLEGN